One Elephas maximus indicus isolate mEleMax1 chromosome X, mEleMax1 primary haplotype, whole genome shotgun sequence DNA segment encodes these proteins:
- the MMGT1 gene encoding ER membrane protein complex subunit 5, which translates to MAPSLWKGVVGIGLFALAHAAFSAAQHRSYMRLTEKEDESLPIDIVLQTLLAFAVTCYGIVHIAGEFKDMDATSELKNKTFDTLRNHPSFYVFNHRGRVLFRPSDATNTSNQDALSSNTSLKLRKLDSLRR; encoded by the exons ATGGCGCCGTCGCTATGGAAGGGGGTGgtgggcatcggcctttttgccCTAGCCCATGCAGCCTTTTCCGCTGCGCAGC ATCGTTCTTATATGCGATtaacagaaaaggaagatgaaTCGCTGCCAATAGAT ATAGTTCTTCAGACACTTCTGGCCTTTGCAGTTACCTGTTATGGTATAGTTCATATCGCAGGGGAGTTTAAAGACATGGATGCTACGTCAGAACTGAAAAATAA gacatTTGATACATTAAGGAATCACCcatcattttatgtatttaatcATCGTGGTCGAGTACTGTTCCGGCCTTCGGATGCAACAAATACTTCAAACCAAGATGCACTGTCCTCTAACACATCACTGAAGTTAAGGAAACTCGACTCACTGCGTCGTtaa